From Streptomyces chrestomyceticus JCM 4735, one genomic window encodes:
- a CDS encoding NUDIX domain-containing protein: MTRKTRRIDYWQDPAAPEPTSRKPSASVFVRDDRGRLLLLKRTDNDLWTIPTGGVKKGETVGQTGVRECHEETGYHVEVVGLVGVFSSPDHVIVYMHGDRVDEVRQPVNICLRARLIGGEARPEPSEATEIRWVDPKHLDDYRIHPAIRARIEHGLTSSQPQIL; the protein is encoded by the coding sequence ATGACCAGGAAGACGCGCAGGATCGATTACTGGCAAGACCCCGCAGCGCCGGAACCGACGAGCCGCAAGCCGTCGGCGTCCGTATTCGTCCGCGATGACCGGGGGCGTCTGCTGCTTCTCAAACGGACGGACAACGACCTCTGGACGATCCCCACGGGAGGCGTGAAGAAGGGAGAGACGGTCGGCCAGACCGGCGTGCGCGAGTGCCACGAAGAGACCGGGTACCACGTTGAGGTCGTCGGACTGGTGGGGGTCTTCTCCTCTCCCGACCACGTGATCGTATACATGCACGGAGACCGCGTCGACGAGGTACGCCAGCCGGTCAATATCTGCCTACGCGCTCGGCTGATCGGCGGAGAGGCCCGCCCGGAGCCGTCCGAAGCAACCGAAATCCGATGGGTGGACCCGAAGCACTTGGACGATTACCGCATCCACCCAGCCATTCGCGCGCGAATCGAACACGGGCTGACCTCTTCCCAGCCGCAGATTCTCTGA